In the Pseudomonas orientalis genome, one interval contains:
- a CDS encoding electron transfer flavoprotein subunit beta, which translates to MTTNVISLVSIGAHPTSGRPRRAEQDARAVELGLQMAGDKLQVLHAGDISEPTLRSYLGMGLAQMHVLEQPAGADALPVLSDYLRDAGAQVVLTGSQAETGEGSGMLPFLLAEQLGWPLIVGLAQVESIESGVAHVLQALPRGQRRRLKVRLPFLATVDNAAPKPRQSAYGPAQRGELAAHDVEIEPDELFTGALLQPAKPRPKRLKVIKAKSGADRMKAATAKASGGGGQVLKGVSAEEGAQAILKLLIEEGVVR; encoded by the coding sequence ATGACAACCAATGTAATCAGCCTGGTATCCATCGGCGCTCACCCCACTTCCGGGCGCCCGCGCCGTGCCGAACAGGATGCGCGTGCCGTCGAGCTTGGCCTGCAAATGGCTGGGGATAAGTTGCAGGTGCTGCACGCCGGCGACATCAGCGAGCCGACCCTGCGCAGCTACCTGGGCATGGGGTTGGCCCAGATGCATGTACTGGAACAGCCGGCCGGTGCCGATGCGTTGCCGGTGCTGAGTGACTATTTGCGCGACGCCGGCGCCCAGGTGGTGCTCACTGGCAGCCAGGCGGAAACCGGCGAGGGTTCGGGCATGCTGCCGTTCCTGTTGGCGGAGCAGTTGGGCTGGCCGCTGATTGTAGGGCTGGCGCAGGTCGAGTCCATCGAGTCTGGCGTGGCCCATGTACTGCAGGCGTTGCCACGCGGCCAGCGACGGCGCTTGAAGGTGCGTCTGCCGTTTCTGGCGACGGTGGATAACGCCGCGCCCAAGCCGCGCCAGAGTGCGTACGGCCCGGCGCAACGTGGCGAGCTTGCCGCCCACGACGTCGAGATTGAACCGGATGAGTTATTCACAGGTGCGCTGCTGCAACCGGCCAAGCCCCGGCCCAAGCGTCTCAAGGTGATCAAAGCCAAGAGCGGCGCTGATCGTATGAAGGCTGCGACGGCCAAGGCCAGCGGGGGCGGTGGGCAGGTGCTCAAGGGCGTGAGTGCTGAAGAGGGCGCGCAAGCCATACTCAAATTGCTCATAGAAGAAGGCGTCGTACGCTGA
- a CDS encoding electron transfer flavoprotein subunit alpha/FixB family protein — MSDIIRRDPRAEWIARNRLHPLHAAMQPVQHSWMGPNGVIRKNVHGMGFIGPNGIKRIDRSGAQQGGAAKRTAAVEVQLPLHQVPAPAFYINVVPDMVGGRLSSHDRDLLGLARQLAGSDGAVLAVVFGDHKETAFATAGVDRLLVLEGREFDGYSPEQRVQGLRAVDNQFSPRHWLLPDSRSGGGELGRRFAASLKERPATRVWQIKGDECIGRAGAGQEDLARPLPRLILAAVECADPVSETRHEALPVELSTTLARSLPRIEDLGAVAVDPAAIPMAEAEFIFSGGNGVKDWALFHQTAAALGATEGASRVAVDDGFMARDRQVGASGTWVTARVYVAVGISGAIQHLQGIGACDKVVAINLDPGCDMIKRADLSVIGESAAILHALIAAVEAYRNGAKRDAA, encoded by the coding sequence ATGAGCGACATTATCCGCCGCGACCCACGGGCCGAATGGATCGCCCGCAACCGCCTTCACCCGCTGCACGCGGCGATGCAGCCGGTGCAACACAGTTGGATGGGGCCTAACGGCGTCATCCGCAAGAACGTGCATGGCATGGGGTTTATCGGCCCCAATGGCATCAAGCGCATCGACCGCAGCGGCGCCCAGCAGGGCGGCGCCGCCAAACGCACGGCGGCTGTGGAGGTGCAACTGCCGCTGCATCAGGTCCCGGCCCCGGCGTTCTACATCAATGTGGTACCCGACATGGTTGGCGGTCGCTTGAGCAGCCACGACCGCGATCTGCTCGGCCTGGCCCGGCAACTCGCCGGCAGCGACGGCGCGGTGCTGGCCGTGGTGTTTGGTGACCACAAGGAAACGGCCTTTGCCACCGCCGGCGTGGATCGCCTGCTGGTGCTGGAAGGCCGCGAATTCGACGGTTATTCACCTGAGCAACGTGTGCAAGGTTTGCGCGCTGTGGATAACCAGTTCAGCCCGCGTCACTGGTTGCTGCCGGACAGCCGCAGTGGCGGCGGCGAACTGGGCCGGCGCTTTGCCGCCAGCCTCAAGGAACGCCCGGCCACGCGGGTCTGGCAAATCAAGGGTGACGAATGCATCGGCCGTGCCGGCGCCGGCCAGGAAGACCTGGCGCGACCGCTGCCACGCCTGATCCTCGCCGCCGTCGAATGCGCCGATCCGGTCAGCGAAACACGGCATGAAGCCTTGCCGGTGGAGTTATCCACAACCCTGGCACGCAGCCTGCCGCGTATCGAAGACCTCGGCGCGGTGGCAGTGGACCCGGCGGCGATTCCGATGGCCGAAGCCGAATTCATTTTCTCCGGCGGTAACGGCGTGAAGGATTGGGCGCTGTTCCACCAGACCGCCGCCGCCCTGGGCGCCACCGAAGGCGCTTCACGGGTCGCGGTGGACGATGGCTTCATGGCACGTGATCGCCAGGTCGGCGCCAGCGGCACCTGGGTCACGGCGCGGGTGTACGTGGCCGTGGGTATTTCCGGGGCGATCCAGCACCTGCAGGGCATCGGTGCCTGCGACAAGGTGGTGGCGATCAACCTCGACCCCGGCTGCGACATGATCAAGCGTGCCGACCTGTCGGTGATCGGCGAAAGCGCCGCGATTCTGCACGCCTTGATCGCTGCGGTCGAGGCCTACCGCAACGGCGCCAAGCGCGATGCAGCCTAG
- the gbcA gene encoding glycine-betaine demethylase subunit GbcA, whose product MDVTATLSLGDPLEPARKATAQMLQERERTYSLPQPFYSDERLFDIDMQEIFQKEWLIAGMTCEIPTKGNYLTLQVGKNPIIVIRGAEGVVHAFHNVCRHRGSRLCTSDKGKVAKLVCHYHQWTYELDGRLLFAGTEMGADFDMKQYGLKPVNVKTAGGYIFISLAENPPAIDDFLSTLNHYMEPYDMENTKVAIQTTLFEKANWKLVLENNRECYHCNASHPELLKTLLEWDDVTDPRADQAFKDHVAASAAAWDAEKIPYAHASFGLRNRIVRMPLLKGTVSMTLDGKQGCAKLMGRIKNPDLGSMRILHLPHSWNHCMGDHIIVFTVWPISAQETMVTTKWIVHKDAVEGVDYDVERMRQVWDATNDQDRRLAEENQRGINSTAYQPGPYSKTYEFGVVNFVDWYSERMLNNLGAAPAPYLKGVAAHE is encoded by the coding sequence ATGGACGTCACCGCAACCTTAAGCTTGGGCGATCCGCTGGAACCCGCACGCAAGGCCACCGCGCAGATGTTGCAAGAGCGCGAGCGCACCTATTCGCTGCCGCAGCCGTTTTACTCTGATGAGCGGTTGTTCGATATCGACATGCAGGAAATCTTTCAGAAAGAGTGGTTGATCGCCGGCATGACCTGCGAGATCCCCACCAAGGGCAACTACCTGACCCTGCAAGTGGGCAAGAACCCGATCATCGTGATCCGTGGCGCCGAAGGCGTGGTGCATGCGTTTCACAACGTGTGCCGCCACCGCGGCTCGCGCTTGTGCACCAGCGACAAGGGCAAGGTTGCCAAGCTTGTTTGCCACTACCACCAGTGGACGTACGAGCTGGACGGTCGCCTATTGTTCGCCGGCACCGAGATGGGCGCCGACTTCGACATGAAGCAGTACGGCCTCAAACCGGTGAACGTGAAGACCGCCGGCGGCTACATTTTCATCAGCCTGGCCGAGAACCCGCCGGCCATTGATGACTTCCTGTCGACGCTCAACCATTACATGGAACCCTACGACATGGAAAACACCAAGGTGGCGATCCAGACCACCTTGTTCGAGAAAGCCAACTGGAAGCTGGTACTGGAAAACAACCGCGAGTGCTACCACTGCAACGCGTCGCACCCGGAACTGCTGAAAACCCTGCTGGAGTGGGACGACGTCACCGACCCGCGCGCCGACCAGGCGTTCAAGGATCACGTCGCCGCCTCGGCCGCCGCCTGGGATGCCGAAAAGATTCCTTACGCCCACGCCAGCTTCGGCCTGCGTAACCGCATCGTGCGCATGCCGCTGCTCAAGGGCACCGTGTCGATGACCCTGGACGGCAAGCAGGGCTGCGCCAAACTCATGGGCCGCATCAAGAACCCGGACCTGGGCTCGATGCGAATCCTGCACCTGCCCCACTCGTGGAACCACTGCATGGGCGACCACATCATCGTGTTTACCGTGTGGCCGATCAGCGCCCAGGAAACCATGGTCACCACCAAGTGGATCGTGCACAAGGACGCCGTGGAAGGCGTGGACTACGACGTCGAGCGCATGCGCCAGGTGTGGGACGCCACCAACGACCAGGACCGGCGCCTGGCCGAAGAGAACCAGCGTGGCATCAACTCCACCGCTTACCAGCCGGGGCCGTACTCCAAGACCTATGAGTTCGGTGTGGTGAATTTTGTGGACTGGTACAGCGAGCGCATGCTCAACAACCTCGGCGCGGCGCCAGCGCCTTACCTCAAGGGTGTGGCCGCACACGAGTAA
- the gbcB gene encoding glycine-betaine demethylase subunit GbcB, with protein MSNSFLNPVTTQTWANGRHIVRCVKVIQETWDVRTFCFMADQPILFFFKPGQFVTLELEIEGQPIMRSYTISSSPSVPYSFSVTIKRVPGGRVSNWLHDTLHEGQELAVHGPVGLFNAIDFPSPKVLYLSGGVGITPVMSMARWFYDTNANVDMTFVHSARSPKDIIYHRELEHMASRIDNFSLHLICEKHGLGEPWAGYRGYLNHKMLELMVPDFLEREVFCCGPTPYMSAVKRLLEAAGFDMARYHEESFGATPPEARADAVEQAEQAADAPEVDLADLHQVEFIASGKSIRVAPGETVHAAAAKLGLLIPKACGMGICGTCKVMKLGGEVEMEHNGGITEEDEAEGYILSCCSVPKGDVRIEF; from the coding sequence ATGTCCAACAGTTTCCTGAATCCGGTAACCACCCAGACCTGGGCCAATGGCCGGCACATCGTCCGTTGCGTCAAAGTCATCCAGGAAACCTGGGACGTGCGCACCTTCTGTTTCATGGCCGACCAGCCGATCCTGTTCTTTTTCAAGCCGGGGCAATTCGTCACCCTGGAGCTGGAGATCGAAGGCCAGCCGATCATGCGCTCGTACACCATTTCCAGTTCGCCGTCGGTGCCGTACAGCTTTTCTGTGACCATCAAGCGTGTACCGGGCGGCCGTGTTTCCAACTGGTTGCACGATACGCTGCATGAAGGCCAGGAACTGGCGGTGCACGGGCCGGTCGGGCTGTTCAATGCGATCGACTTCCCAAGCCCCAAAGTGCTGTACCTGAGCGGCGGCGTCGGCATTACGCCGGTCATGTCCATGGCGCGCTGGTTCTACGACACCAACGCCAATGTCGACATGACGTTCGTGCACAGTGCGCGCTCGCCCAAGGACATCATCTACCACCGCGAGCTGGAGCACATGGCGTCGCGGATCGACAACTTCAGCCTGCACCTGATCTGCGAGAAACACGGCTTGGGCGAACCCTGGGCGGGTTATCGCGGCTATCTGAACCACAAGATGCTGGAACTGATGGTGCCGGACTTCCTCGAGCGCGAAGTGTTCTGCTGCGGCCCCACACCGTACATGAGCGCGGTGAAGCGCCTGCTGGAAGCTGCCGGTTTCGATATGGCGCGCTATCACGAAGAATCCTTTGGCGCGACGCCACCGGAAGCCCGGGCCGACGCGGTAGAGCAGGCCGAACAGGCGGCGGATGCGCCGGAAGTCGACCTGGCCGATCTGCACCAAGTGGAATTCATCGCCTCCGGCAAAAGCATTCGCGTGGCGCCGGGTGAAACGGTGCATGCGGCGGCGGCCAAGCTTGGGCTGCTGATCCCCAAGGCGTGCGGCATGGGCATCTGCGGCACGTGCAAGGTGATGAAGCTGGGCGGGGAGGTCGAGATGGAGCACAACGGTGGGATCACCGAAGAGGACGAAGCCGAGGGTTATATCCTGTCGTGCTGCAGCGTGCCGAAGGGCGATGTGCGCATCGAGTTCTGA
- the dgcA gene encoding dimethylglycine demethylation protein DgcA, with the protein MAFEAMFQPIQIGKLTIRNRVLSTAHAEVYATDGGMTTDRYVKYYEEKAKGGIGLAICGGSSVVAIDSPQEWWSSVNLSTDRIIPHFQNLADAMHKHGAKIMIQITHMGRRSRWDGFNWPTLMSPSGVREPVHRATCKTIEPEEIWRVIGNYASAAKRAKAGGLDGVELSAVHQHMIDQFWSPRVNKRTDEWGGSFEGRMKFGLEVLKAVRAEVGDDFCVGMRLCGDEFHPDGLSHEDMKQIAKYYDDTGMLDFIGVVGSGCDTHNTLANVIPNMSYPPEPFLHLAAGIKEVVKVPVLHAQNIKDPNQATRILEGGYVDMVGMTRAHIADPHLIAKIKMGQIDQIKQCVGANYCIDRQYQGLDVLCIQNAATSREYMGVPHIIEKSTGPKRKVVVVGAGPAGMEAARVAAERGHDVTLFEKKEFIGGQITTASKAPQRDQIAGITRWFQLELARLKVDLRLGVAADAETILDLRPDVVVLAVGGHPFIEQNEHWGAAEGLVVSSWDVLDGKVAPGKNVLVYDTICEFTGMSVADFLADKGCQVEIVTDDIKPGVAIGGTSFPTYYRSMYPKEVIMTGDMMLEKVYREGDKLVAVLENEYTGAKEERVVDQVVVENGVRPDEAIYYGLKEGSRNKGQIDVEALFAIKPQPCLSEAGEGYLLFRIGDCVAQRNTHAAIYDALRLCKDF; encoded by the coding sequence ATGGCTTTCGAAGCAATGTTCCAGCCGATTCAGATCGGCAAACTGACCATTCGCAACCGCGTGCTCAGTACTGCCCACGCCGAGGTGTATGCCACCGACGGCGGCATGACCACCGACCGCTATGTGAAGTACTACGAAGAGAAAGCCAAGGGCGGTATCGGCCTGGCGATCTGCGGCGGTTCTTCGGTAGTGGCCATCGACAGCCCCCAGGAATGGTGGAGTTCGGTGAACCTGTCCACCGACCGCATCATCCCGCATTTCCAGAACCTGGCCGACGCCATGCACAAGCATGGCGCCAAGATCATGATCCAGATTACCCACATGGGCCGTCGTTCGCGTTGGGACGGCTTCAACTGGCCGACCCTGATGTCGCCGTCCGGCGTGCGTGAGCCGGTGCACCGTGCCACTTGCAAGACCATCGAGCCGGAAGAAATCTGGCGCGTGATCGGCAACTACGCCAGCGCCGCCAAGCGCGCCAAGGCCGGTGGCCTGGACGGCGTGGAACTGTCCGCCGTGCACCAGCACATGATCGACCAGTTCTGGAGCCCGCGCGTCAACAAGCGTACCGACGAATGGGGCGGCAGCTTCGAGGGCCGCATGAAATTTGGCCTGGAAGTGCTCAAGGCCGTGCGCGCCGAAGTGGGTGACGACTTCTGCGTGGGCATGCGCCTGTGCGGTGACGAGTTCCACCCGGACGGCTTGTCCCACGAGGACATGAAGCAGATCGCCAAGTATTACGACGACACCGGCATGCTCGACTTCATCGGCGTGGTGGGCTCGGGTTGCGACACCCACAACACCCTGGCCAACGTGATCCCGAACATGAGTTACCCGCCGGAGCCGTTCCTGCACCTGGCGGCCGGCATCAAGGAAGTGGTCAAGGTCCCGGTGCTGCACGCGCAGAACATCAAGGACCCGAACCAGGCCACGCGCATTCTGGAAGGCGGCTATGTGGACATGGTCGGCATGACCCGTGCGCACATCGCCGACCCGCACCTGATCGCCAAGATCAAAATGGGCCAGATCGACCAGATCAAGCAATGTGTCGGCGCCAACTACTGCATCGACCGCCAGTACCAGGGCCTGGATGTGCTGTGCATCCAGAACGCTGCGACGTCCCGCGAATACATGGGCGTGCCGCACATTATCGAGAAGTCCACCGGGCCCAAGCGCAAAGTCGTGGTGGTCGGTGCCGGCCCGGCCGGAATGGAAGCGGCGCGCGTCGCTGCCGAACGCGGTCATGACGTGACCCTGTTCGAGAAGAAAGAGTTTATCGGCGGGCAGATCACCACGGCCTCCAAAGCCCCGCAGCGCGACCAGATCGCCGGTATCACGCGCTGGTTCCAGTTGGAACTGGCGCGCTTGAAAGTCGACCTGCGCCTGGGCGTGGCGGCCGACGCCGAGACCATCCTCGACCTGCGCCCGGACGTGGTGGTGCTGGCGGTGGGCGGCCACCCGTTCATCGAGCAGAACGAACACTGGGGCGCTGCCGAAGGCCTGGTGGTGAGCAGTTGGGATGTGCTCGACGGCAAGGTTGCGCCAGGCAAGAACGTACTGGTGTACGACACCATCTGCGAATTCACCGGCATGTCGGTGGCGGATTTCCTGGCCGACAAAGGCTGCCAGGTGGAAATCGTCACCGACGATATCAAGCCGGGCGTGGCCATCGGCGGTACGTCGTTCCCGACTTACTACCGCAGCATGTACCCCAAGGAAGTGATCATGACCGGCGACATGATGCTGGAAAAGGTCTATCGCGAGGGCGACAAGCTGGTAGCGGTGCTGGAAAACGAATACACCGGGGCCAAAGAGGAGCGGGTGGTGGACCAGGTGGTGGTGGAGAACGGCGTACGCCCGGACGAAGCCATTTACTACGGGCTCAAGGAAGGCTCGCGCAACAAGGGCCAGATCGACGTTGAAGCCTTGTTTGCGATCAAGCCGCAGCCGTGCCTGAGCGAAGCGGGTGAAGGGTACTTGCTGTTCCGCATCGGCGACTGTGTGGCCCAGCGCAACACCCACGCCGCCATCTACGACGCCTTGCGCCTGTGCAAAGACTTTTGA
- the dgcB gene encoding dimethylglycine demethylation protein DgcB, whose amino-acid sequence MLNTLLPILLFAALGLAVLGALRRANMWRRGRASKVDLLGGLLAMPKRYMVDLHHVVARDKYIANTHVATALGFVLSALLAILVHGFGLQNRILGYALLLASVLMFVGAIFMYLRRRNPPARLSKGPWMRLPKSLMAFSVSFFLVTLPVAGILPADFGGWLLAALLSVGVLWGVSEMFFGMTWGGPMKHAFAGALHLAWHRRAERFGGGRSTGLKPLDLSDKTAPLGVEKPKDFTWNQLLGFDACVQCGKCEAACPAFAAGQPLNPKKLIQDMVVGLAGGTDARFAGSPYPGKPVGEHGGNPHQPIVNGLVDAETLWSCTTCRACVEECPMMIEHVDAIVDMRRHLTLEKGSTPNKGAEVLENLIATDNPGGFAPGGRLNWAADLNLPLLSDKGSCDVLFWVGDGAFDMRNQRTLRAFVKVLKAAGVDFAVLGLEERDSGDVARRLGDEATFQLLASRNIQTLARYSFKRIVTCDPHSFHVLKNEYGAFNGNYSVQHHSTFMAELIGDGALNLGQHKGSSVTYHDPCYLGRYNGEYEAPRQVLRALGIEVKEMQRSGFRSRCCGGGGGAPITDIPGKQRIPDMRMEDIRETGAELVAVGCPQCTAMLEGVVEPRPLIKDIAELVADALLEDAAPAKAPTKREPAQVHI is encoded by the coding sequence ATGTTGAACACCTTGCTGCCTATTCTTTTGTTTGCCGCTTTGGGCCTCGCCGTCCTCGGCGCCCTGCGCCGGGCGAACATGTGGCGCCGTGGCCGTGCCTCCAAAGTCGACCTGCTCGGCGGCCTGCTGGCCATGCCCAAGCGCTACATGGTCGATCTGCACCACGTGGTCGCCCGCGACAAGTACATCGCCAACACCCACGTCGCCACGGCGCTGGGTTTTGTGCTGTCGGCACTGCTGGCGATACTGGTGCACGGCTTCGGCCTGCAGAATCGCATCCTCGGCTATGCCTTGCTGTTGGCTTCGGTGCTGATGTTTGTGGGCGCGATCTTTATGTACCTGCGCCGCCGCAATCCGCCCGCACGCCTATCGAAAGGCCCATGGATGCGCCTGCCGAAAAGCCTGATGGCGTTTTCGGTGAGTTTCTTCCTGGTGACCCTGCCGGTCGCCGGAATTCTGCCCGCCGACTTTGGCGGCTGGCTGCTTGCTGCATTGCTGAGCGTGGGCGTGCTGTGGGGCGTGTCCGAAATGTTCTTCGGCATGACCTGGGGCGGCCCGATGAAACATGCGTTCGCCGGCGCCCTGCACCTGGCCTGGCACCGCCGCGCCGAGCGCTTCGGTGGCGGCCGTTCCACGGGTTTGAAACCGCTGGATCTGAGTGACAAGACCGCGCCACTGGGTGTGGAAAAACCCAAGGATTTCACCTGGAACCAACTGCTCGGCTTCGACGCGTGTGTGCAGTGCGGCAAGTGCGAAGCCGCGTGCCCGGCGTTCGCGGCCGGCCAGCCGTTGAACCCGAAAAAACTCATCCAGGACATGGTGGTCGGCCTCGCCGGTGGCACCGATGCCAGGTTCGCCGGCAGCCCGTATCCAGGCAAGCCGGTGGGCGAACACGGCGGCAACCCGCACCAGCCGATCGTCAACGGCCTGGTGGACGCCGAGACACTGTGGTCGTGCACCACCTGCCGCGCCTGCGTCGAAGAGTGCCCGATGATGATCGAGCACGTTGACGCCATCGTCGACATGCGTCGCCATCTCACCCTGGAGAAGGGCTCCACGCCGAACAAGGGCGCCGAAGTCCTGGAAAACCTGATCGCCACCGACAACCCCGGCGGCTTCGCTCCGGGCGGCCGCCTGAACTGGGCGGCGGATTTGAACCTGCCGCTGCTCAGCGACAAGGGCAGCTGCGACGTGCTGTTCTGGGTCGGTGACGGTGCTTTCGACATGCGTAACCAGCGCACCCTGCGCGCGTTCGTCAAGGTGCTCAAAGCGGCAGGTGTGGACTTCGCCGTACTCGGTCTTGAAGAGCGCGACAGCGGCGACGTGGCCCGACGCCTGGGTGATGAAGCGACTTTCCAACTGCTCGCCTCGCGCAATATCCAGACCCTGGCCAGGTACAGCTTCAAACGCATCGTCACCTGCGACCCGCACAGTTTCCATGTGTTAAAAAACGAGTACGGCGCCTTCAACGGCAATTACTCCGTGCAGCACCACAGCACCTTCATGGCCGAGCTGATCGGCGACGGCGCGCTGAACCTGGGCCAGCACAAAGGCAGCAGCGTGACTTATCACGACCCTTGCTACCTGGGCCGCTACAACGGCGAATACGAGGCGCCGCGCCAAGTGCTGCGCGCGTTGGGCATCGAGGTCAAGGAGATGCAGCGCTCGGGCTTCCGCTCACGCTGCTGCGGCGGCGGCGGTGGTGCACCCATCACTGACATTCCCGGCAAGCAACGGATCCCGGACATGCGCATGGAAGACATCCGCGAAACCGGCGCCGAGCTGGTGGCCGTGGGCTGCCCGCAGTGCACCGCGATGCTAGAAGGCGTGGTCGAGCCGCGACCCTTGATCAAGGACATTGCCGAGCTGGTGGCCGACGCGTTGCTGGAAGACGCCGCGCCAGCCAAAGCCCCGACCAAACGTGAACCTGCGCAGGTGCATATATGA
- a CDS encoding low specificity L-threonine aldolase has product MTDKSQQFASDNYSGICPEAWAAMEQANQGHQRAYGDDEWTHRAADGFRNLFETDCEVFFAFNGTAANSLALSSLCQSYHSVICSETAHVETDECGAPEFFSNGSKLLTARTENGKLTPESIREIALKRQDIHYPKPRVVTLTQATEVGSVYTPEEIRAISATCKELGLNLHMDGARFSNACAFLGCSPADLTWKAGVDVLCFGGTKNGMAVGEAILFFNHKLAEDFDYRCKQAGQLASKMRFLSAPWVGLLENDAWLKHARHANHCAQLLSSLVADIPGVELMFPVQANGVFLQLSEPAIAVLTAKGWRFYTFIGKGGARFMCAWDTEEERVRELAADIREVMNA; this is encoded by the coding sequence ATGACTGACAAGAGCCAACAATTCGCCAGCGACAACTATTCCGGCATCTGCCCGGAAGCCTGGGCCGCCATGGAACAAGCCAACCAGGGCCATCAGCGCGCCTACGGCGATGATGAGTGGACCCATCGCGCCGCCGACGGTTTCCGCAATCTGTTCGAAACCGACTGTGAAGTGTTCTTCGCCTTCAACGGCACCGCCGCCAACTCCCTGGCATTGTCCTCGCTGTGCCAGAGCTACCATAGCGTGATTTGCTCGGAAACCGCCCACGTCGAGACCGACGAATGCGGCGCGCCGGAGTTTTTCTCCAACGGCTCCAAACTGCTCACTGCGCGCACCGAAAACGGTAAGCTGACCCCTGAGTCGATCCGCGAGATCGCCCTCAAGCGCCAGGACATTCACTATCCCAAACCACGCGTGGTCACCCTCACCCAGGCCACCGAAGTCGGCAGCGTCTACACCCCGGAAGAAATCCGTGCCATCAGCGCCACCTGCAAAGAGCTGGGCCTGAACCTGCATATGGACGGCGCGCGCTTCTCCAACGCCTGTGCGTTTCTCGGCTGTTCGCCGGCCGACCTGACCTGGAAGGCCGGTGTGGACGTGCTGTGCTTTGGTGGCACCAAGAACGGCATGGCCGTGGGTGAGGCGATCCTGTTCTTCAACCACAAGCTGGCCGAAGACTTCGATTACCGCTGCAAACAGGCCGGCCAGCTCGCGTCGAAGATGCGCTTCCTGTCCGCACCGTGGGTGGGCTTGCTGGAAAACGATGCCTGGCTCAAGCATGCACGCCACGCCAACCACTGCGCACAATTGCTCAGCAGCCTGGTGGCGGACATTCCCGGCGTGGAATTGATGTTTCCGGTGCAGGCCAACGGCGTGTTCCTGCAACTCTCCGAGCCGGCTATCGCAGTCCTGACGGCCAAGGGCTGGCGCTTCTATACCTTCATCGGCAAAGGCGGCGCGCGCTTCATGTGTGCGTGGGATACCGAAGAAGAGCGTGTAAGAGAATTGGCCGCCGACATCAGGGAAGTGATGAACGCTTGA
- a CDS encoding DUF5943 domain-containing protein, whose product MAKIAPQLPIEVDSETGVWTSDALPMLYVPRHFFVNNHMGIEEVLGADAYAEILYKAGYKSAWHWCEKEAECHGLEGVAVFEHYMKRLSQRGWGLFKIQDIDLDKGTASVKLEHSAFVYVYGKVGRKVDYMFTGWFAGAMDQILEARGSKIRTVAEQVYGGSEEGHDDGLFTVKPL is encoded by the coding sequence ATGGCCAAGATCGCCCCGCAATTGCCTATCGAAGTCGACAGCGAAACCGGTGTCTGGACCTCCGACGCCCTGCCCATGCTGTACGTGCCGCGCCATTTCTTCGTCAACAACCACATGGGCATCGAAGAAGTGCTGGGCGCCGACGCCTACGCCGAGATCCTCTACAAGGCCGGCTACAAGTCCGCCTGGCACTGGTGTGAAAAAGAAGCCGAATGCCACGGCCTGGAAGGCGTCGCGGTGTTTGAGCATTACATGAAGCGCCTGTCGCAACGCGGCTGGGGCCTGTTCAAGATCCAGGACATCGACCTGGATAAAGGCACCGCCAGCGTCAAGCTTGAGCACTCGGCGTTCGTCTACGTGTACGGCAAGGTCGGGCGCAAAGTGGACTACATGTTCACCGGCTGGTTTGCCGGCGCCATGGACCAGATTCTCGAGGCCCGTGGCAGCAAGATCCGCACCGTCGCCGAACAAGTCTACGGAGGCTCCGAAGAGGGCCACGATGATGGTTTGTTCACCGTCAAGCCGTTGTAA